Proteins encoded together in one Plasmodium brasilianum strain Bolivian I chromosome 6, whole genome shotgun sequence window:
- a CDS encoding subtilisin-like protease 1, whose product MLFLRKGRKLSTYLSTVTLLIIFAISKCDASSNVEKKEQDDVHKIISELRFLEKVETILEHSNMGVSDIEADENAYNPDKDAPKEEMEKLILKETEVDGSNNLRKSKIPEKELIKKKKNLRLIVSENHSTSPSFFEESLLEEEVVSFLQSKGKLSNLKNIKSLIIDLNNDTSDEELEKYIKKLEEKGAHVESDKLVGADDIDLKYIKDAVRKGKKFINFKKHNNNNMLEVENKIENYYDDMPEIINSYSDAQKGNVLKVGESPSFASSTSSSSSSYKFNDEFRNLQWGLDLARLDETQELINKNRTRETKICVIDSGIDYNHPDLKKNIDINLTELYGKAGVDDDNNGIVDDIFGANFVNKTGDPMDDNYHGTHVTGIISAVGNNGIGIVGVDDNSKIIVCKALDHHKLGRLADMFKCIDYCISRKADMINGSFSFDEYSGIFNSSVEYLRSLGILFFVSASNCTHEKSSKPDIAKCDLSVNNRYPPVLSTMYDNVIAVANLKRDLNDNYSLSENSFYSNIYCQVAAPGTNIYSTAPSNTYRKLNGTSMASPHVAAIASLIYSINPNLSYRQIVDILKSSVKKLPSVKSKVAWGGYIDIYEAVVAAINSKTHYIKSQSWFSWKKNKRG is encoded by the coding sequence ATGCTGTTCTTAAGAAAAGGAAGGAAACTATCCACTTACCTTTCCACCGTAACCTTGTTGATAATATTTGCGATATCGAAATGTGACGCTTCTTCAAATGTAGAAAAGAAGGAACAAGATGATGTGCATAAGATTATAAGCGAATTGCGttttttagaaaaagtaGAAACGATTTTAGAACATAGTAACATGGGTGTATCTGATATTGAGGCAGATGAAAATGCCTATAATCCAGATAAAGATGCTCCAAAggaagaaatggaaaaattaatattgaAAGAGACTGAAGTTGATGGAAGCAATAATTTACGAAAGAGTAAAATACCGGAAAAAGAGttaattaagaaaaagaaaaatttacgTCTAATAGTTAGTGAAAATCATTCAACTAGTCCTTCCTTTTTTGAAGAATCACTTTTAGAAGAAGAAGTAGTATCTTTCCTACAGAGTAAAGGGAAATtatcaaatttaaaaaatataaaatcttTAATTATAGACTTAAATAATGACACATCTGATGAGGAATTagaaaagtatataaaaaagttggAAGAGAAGGGGGCTCATGTAGAATCAGATAAATTAGTAGGAGCAGATGATATcgatttaaaatatattaaagatgcagtaagaaaaggaaaaaagttcattaattttaaaaagcacaacaataataatatgttagaagtagaaaataaaatagagaaTTACTATGATGATATGCCTGAAATCATTAATAGTTATTCGGATGCTCAAAAAGGAAATGTGCTAAAAGTAGGTGAATCACCTTCATTCGCATCATCCACATCATCCTCATCATCGTCCTATAAATTCAATGATGAATTTAGAAATCTTCAATGGGGTTTAGATTTAGCTCGATTAGATGAAACACaagaattaattaataagaaTAGAACAAGAGAAACTAAAATATGTGTAATAGATAGTGGTATAGATTATAATCATCCagatttgaaaaaaaatattgacaTAAATTTAACTGAATTATATGGTAAAGCAGGTGTAGATGATGATAACAATGGAATTGTTGATGATATTTTTGGAGctaattttgtaaataaaacTGGAGATCCTATGGATGATAATTATCATGGTACACATGTTACAGGTATTATATCAGCTGTAGGAAATAATGGAATAGGTATAGTAGGTGTAGATGATAATTCTAAAATAATAGTATGTAAAGCTTTAGATCATCATAAATTAGGTAGGTTAGCAGATATGTTTAAATGTATTGACTACTGTATTAGTAGAAAAGCTGATATGATTAATGGTAGTTTTTCATTTGATGAATATAGtggtatttttaattcttccgTTGAATACCTTAGATCTTTaggtatattattttttgtttctgcTAGTAATTGTACACATGAAAAATCATCCAAACCTGATATAGCCAAATGTGATTTATCTGTTAATAATAGATACCCCCCTGTACTATCAACAATGTATGATAATGTTATTGCTGTAGCTAACTTAAAAAGAgatttaaatgataattattctttatcTGAAAACTCtttttatagtaatatttaCTGTCAAGTTGCAGCACCTGGAactaatatttattctactGCTCCATCTAATACTTATAGAAAATTAAACGGTACATCTATGGCTTCTCCTCATGTTGCTGCCATTGCTTCACTCATTTATTCAATTAATCCTAACTTATCTTATAGACAAATTGTAGATATATTGAAAAGTTCTGTTAAGAAACTTCCTTCTGTTAAGTCAAAAGTTGCATGGGGTGGTTACATTGATATCTATGAGGCGGTCGTAGCTGCTATCAATTCTAAAACCCACTATATCAAATCGCAGTCCTGGTTTAGCTGGAAGAAGAACAAAAGGGGCTAG